The Pseudomonas allokribbensis genome has a window encoding:
- a CDS encoding alginate O-acetyltransferase AlgF: MTFTTTPRRLAKRFALVAGLSVLSVQAFAGGDAALYGPTAPKGSTFVRIYNASNAEVSATVGSTNLADVAPLASSDFSFMPGGDYSAKVGSQTLPVKLAGDHYYTLVNNASGAPQLIEEPPFKNKQKSLVRVQNLSDKPLTLKTADGKTDVVPNVAAKGRGEREINPVKVSLALYEGDKKVGDVKPVALERGEAAVLYVTGNGSNLSPVWVKRPVSTR; this comes from the coding sequence ATGACTTTCACTACTACTCCTCGTCGTCTCGCAAAACGCTTCGCACTGGTTGCTGGTCTGAGCGTGCTGTCGGTCCAGGCGTTTGCCGGCGGCGACGCTGCGCTGTACGGCCCGACCGCACCGAAAGGCTCGACCTTCGTGCGCATCTACAACGCCAGCAACGCTGAAGTCAGCGCCACCGTCGGCAGCACCAACCTTGCCGACGTCGCGCCGCTGGCCAGCAGCGACTTCAGCTTCATGCCGGGCGGCGACTACAGCGCCAAGGTCGGTAGCCAGACCCTGCCGGTGAAACTCGCCGGTGATCACTACTACACCCTGGTCAACAACGCATCCGGCGCGCCGCAACTGATCGAAGAACCGCCGTTCAAGAACAAGCAGAAATCCCTGGTGCGCGTGCAGAACCTCAGCGACAAGCCGCTGACCCTGAAGACCGCCGACGGCAAGACCGACGTGGTGCCGAATGTCGCCGCCAAGGGCCGTGGCGAGCGTGAAATCAACCCGGTGAAAGTCAGCCTCGCGCTGTACGAGGGCGACAAGAAAGTCGGCGACGTGAAACCGGTCGCCCTGGAACGCGGTGAAGCCGCAGTGCTGTACGTCACCGGCAACGGCAGCAACCTGTCGCCAGTCTGGGTGAAACGCCCGGTATCGACCCGCTAA
- a CDS encoding mannose-1-phosphate guanylyltransferase/mannose-6-phosphate isomerase, translating into MIPVILSGGSGSRLWPLSRKQFPKQFLALTGEHTLFQQTLERLVFEGMDTPIVVCNKDHRFIVNEQLANRKLECQRILMEPFGRNTAPAVALTAMMLVNEGRDELMLVLPADHVLEDQKALQRALALATVAAENGEMVLFGVPATKPETGYGYIKSTGDSLLPEGVSRVSHFVEKPDVKRATEYVESGGYYWNSGMFLFRASRFLEELKKHDPDIYDTCLLTLERSEQDNDTITFDEATFACCPDNSIDYSVMEKTQRACVVPLTAGWSDVGCWSSLWEVNEKDANGNVSKGDVVIQDSKNCMIHGNGKLVSVIGLENIVVVETKDAMMIAHKDKVQGVKQMVNTLNEQGRSETQNHCEVYRPWGSYDSVDMGGRFQVKHISVKPGACLSLQMHHHRAEHWIVVSGTAEVTCDENVFLLCENQSTYIPIASVHRLRNPGKIPLEIIEVQSGSYLGEDDIERFEDIYGRSTPIERGVSVKTIAQ; encoded by the coding sequence ATGATTCCGGTGATCTTGTCAGGTGGTAGCGGCTCACGTCTTTGGCCGCTTTCGCGCAAGCAGTTTCCCAAGCAATTCCTCGCCCTGACCGGCGAACACACGCTGTTCCAGCAAACCCTCGAACGTCTGGTGTTCGAAGGCATGGACACCCCGATCGTGGTCTGCAACAAGGATCACCGTTTTATCGTCAACGAGCAGTTGGCCAATCGCAAGCTGGAATGCCAGCGGATCCTGATGGAACCGTTCGGCCGCAACACCGCGCCGGCCGTGGCGCTGACCGCGATGATGCTGGTCAATGAAGGTCGCGACGAACTGATGCTGGTGCTGCCGGCCGACCACGTTCTCGAAGACCAGAAAGCCCTGCAACGCGCGCTGGCCCTGGCCACCGTCGCCGCCGAAAACGGCGAGATGGTGCTGTTCGGCGTGCCGGCCACCAAACCGGAAACCGGCTACGGCTACATCAAGTCCACCGGCGATTCGCTGCTGCCGGAAGGCGTCAGCCGCGTCTCGCACTTCGTGGAGAAACCCGACGTCAAACGCGCCACCGAGTACGTCGAGTCCGGCGGTTACTACTGGAACAGCGGCATGTTCCTGTTCCGCGCCAGCCGCTTCCTCGAAGAACTGAAAAAACACGATCCGGACATCTACGACACCTGCCTGCTGACCCTTGAACGCAGCGAGCAGGACAACGACACCATCACCTTCGACGAGGCCACCTTCGCCTGCTGCCCGGACAACTCCATCGACTACTCCGTGATGGAAAAGACCCAGCGCGCCTGCGTGGTGCCGCTGACCGCTGGCTGGAGCGATGTCGGTTGCTGGTCGTCGCTGTGGGAAGTCAACGAGAAGGACGCCAACGGCAACGTCAGCAAGGGCGACGTGGTCATCCAGGACAGCAAGAACTGCATGATCCACGGCAACGGCAAACTGGTGTCGGTGATCGGTCTGGAAAACATCGTGGTGGTCGAAACCAAGGACGCCATGATGATCGCCCACAAGGACAAGGTTCAGGGCGTCAAGCAGATGGTCAACACCCTCAACGAGCAGGGCCGCAGCGAAACCCAGAACCACTGCGAGGTCTACCGTCCGTGGGGCTCCTACGACTCGGTGGACATGGGCGGGCGCTTCCAGGTCAAGCACATCTCGGTCAAACCGGGCGCATGCCTGTCGCTGCAGATGCACCACCACCGCGCCGAACACTGGATCGTGGTCAGCGGCACCGCTGAGGTGACCTGCGACGAGAACGTGTTCCTGCTCTGCGAAAACCAGTCGACCTACATCCCGATCGCGTCGGTGCATCGCCTGCGCAACCCGGGCAAGATCCCGCTGGAAATCATCGAAGTGCAGTCGGGCTCGTACCTGGGTGAAGACGATATCGAACGCTTCGAAGATATCTATGGTCGCTCCACCCCGATCGAGCGCGGCGTGTCGGTGAAAACCATCGCGCAGTGA
- a CDS encoding mannuronate-specific alginate lyase produces the protein MRNPKLKTLLAPTLLGLAIFAGTAQAAAPLRPPQGYFAPVDKFKTGDKSEGCDAMPAPYTGPLQFRSKYEGSDKARATLNVQSEKAFRDTTKDITTLERGTAKRVMQFMRDGRPEQLDCTLNWLATWARADALMSKDFNHTGKSMRKWALGSMASSYIRLKFSDSHPLAQHQQEAQLIEAWFSKMADQVVSDWDNLPLEKTNNHSYWAAWSVMATSIATNRRDLFDWAVKEYKVGANQIDADGYLPNELKRQQRALAYHNYALPPLAMIASFAQVNGVDLRQENNGALKRLGDRVLAGVKDPEDFEKKNGKEQDMTDLKEDMKFAWLEPFCTLYTCSPDVLEKKHGMQPFKTFRLGGDLTKVYDPSHEKGNKGS, from the coding sequence ATGCGAAATCCGAAACTGAAAACTCTGTTAGCGCCGACGCTGCTCGGACTGGCGATCTTCGCCGGCACCGCGCAGGCCGCCGCGCCGTTGCGTCCCCCTCAGGGCTACTTTGCGCCTGTGGATAAATTCAAGACCGGCGACAAAAGCGAAGGCTGCGACGCGATGCCGGCCCCGTACACTGGCCCGCTGCAATTTCGCAGCAAATACGAAGGCTCGGACAAGGCCCGCGCCACGCTGAACGTGCAGTCGGAAAAGGCCTTCCGTGATACCACTAAAGACATCACCACCCTGGAGCGCGGCACTGCCAAACGGGTGATGCAGTTCATGCGCGACGGTCGTCCGGAACAGCTCGATTGCACGCTGAACTGGCTGGCTACTTGGGCTCGGGCGGATGCATTGATGTCGAAGGACTTCAACCACACCGGCAAGTCGATGCGCAAATGGGCGCTGGGCAGCATGGCCTCTTCGTACATTCGCCTGAAGTTCTCCGACTCCCATCCGCTGGCCCAGCACCAGCAGGAAGCCCAACTGATCGAAGCCTGGTTCAGCAAGATGGCCGATCAGGTGGTCAGCGACTGGGACAACCTGCCGCTGGAAAAAACCAACAACCACTCGTACTGGGCCGCCTGGTCGGTGATGGCGACGTCCATCGCCACCAACCGCCGCGACCTGTTCGATTGGGCGGTCAAGGAATACAAGGTCGGCGCCAATCAGATCGACGCCGACGGCTACCTGCCGAACGAACTCAAGCGCCAGCAACGCGCCCTTGCCTATCACAACTACGCCCTGCCGCCGCTGGCGATGATCGCCAGTTTTGCGCAGGTCAACGGTGTCGACTTGCGTCAGGAAAACAACGGCGCGCTGAAACGCCTGGGTGATCGGGTGCTGGCCGGGGTGAAAGATCCCGAGGACTTCGAGAAGAAGAACGGCAAGGAACAGGACATGACCGACCTGAAAGAGGATATGAAATTCGCCTGGCTCGAGCCGTTCTGCACGCTCTACACCTGTTCGCCGGATGTGCTGGAGAAGAAGCACGGCATGCAGCCGTTCAAGACCTTCCGCCTCGGCGGCGACCTGACCAAGGTCTACGACCCGTCCCACGAGAAAGGCAACAAGGGCAGTTAG
- a CDS encoding alginate O-acetyltransferase has translation MTRSLRIFYIALFLVTLLVLGLWSVRSFFGFSTNADATVLNGRWTKAVETHYDDEFPIKRLGTNLWAALDFKLFNEGRPGVVLGRDQWLYSDEEFNPIVNEELNLQGNYALVEGVRQTLKEKGVKLVMAIVPAKVRLYPEHLGEVKPASIHANLYQDFHARVAADKILAPDLLGPLQKAKQNGQQVFLRTDTHWTPEGAEIAANTLAKTIADKFPLSGEPQRFVTTPAEKVTHKGDLRLFLPLDPLFENLMPAQEPLQKRNTVAATEQPAGDDALFANSEVPVALIGTSYSANPNWNFVGALKQALHSDVVNYAEDGHGPILPMLSYLKSDDFKNSPPQVLIWEFPERYLPVNNEIGDADPQWVAELKQAGARQQNVAVNTKSETPDRAQN, from the coding sequence ATGACCCGCTCATTACGCATCTTCTACATCGCGCTGTTTCTGGTGACCCTGCTGGTGCTCGGTCTGTGGTCGGTGCGCAGCTTCTTTGGCTTCAGCACCAATGCCGACGCGACGGTGCTCAACGGCCGCTGGACCAAAGCCGTGGAAACCCACTACGACGATGAATTTCCGATCAAGCGTCTAGGCACCAATCTCTGGGCCGCGCTGGATTTCAAACTGTTCAACGAAGGTCGTCCGGGCGTGGTGCTCGGTCGCGATCAGTGGTTGTACAGCGATGAGGAATTCAACCCGATCGTCAACGAAGAGCTGAACCTGCAAGGCAACTACGCGCTGGTCGAAGGCGTGCGCCAGACCCTGAAAGAGAAAGGCGTGAAACTGGTGATGGCGATTGTGCCGGCCAAGGTTCGCCTGTACCCGGAACACCTGGGTGAAGTGAAACCGGCGAGCATCCACGCCAACCTCTACCAGGATTTCCACGCCCGTGTCGCAGCAGACAAGATCCTCGCCCCGGACCTGCTCGGCCCGCTGCAAAAGGCCAAGCAGAACGGTCAGCAAGTGTTCCTGCGCACCGACACCCACTGGACCCCGGAAGGCGCGGAAATCGCCGCCAACACCCTGGCCAAGACCATCGCCGACAAGTTCCCGCTCAGCGGCGAGCCGCAGCGTTTCGTCACCACGCCTGCCGAGAAGGTCACGCACAAGGGCGACCTGCGTCTGTTCCTGCCGCTGGATCCGCTGTTCGAAAACCTGATGCCGGCGCAAGAGCCGCTGCAAAAGCGCAACACCGTGGCCGCCACCGAGCAGCCTGCCGGTGACGACGCTCTGTTCGCCAACAGCGAAGTGCCGGTCGCGCTGATCGGCACCAGCTACAGCGCCAACCCCAACTGGAACTTCGTCGGTGCGCTCAAGCAAGCGCTGCACAGCGACGTCGTGAACTACGCCGAGGACGGCCACGGCCCGATCCTGCCGATGCTCAGCTACCTGAAAAGCGATGACTTCAAGAACAGCCCGCCACAGGTGCTGATCTGGGAGTTTCCCGAACGATATCTGCCTGTGAACAACGAAATCGGCGACGCCGACCCGCAGTGGGTCGCAGAGCTTAAACAAGCCGGCGCGCGCCAACAAAACGTAGCTGTAAACACTAAATCCGAGACGCCCGATCGGGCGCAAAACTGA
- a CDS encoding alginate O-acetyltransferase, with protein MHPHLIKLLSLSALTVGILAASNGARADEVKAPEFTAEPCCSLCPAAHDAKNYTTRYQQNFTTLVQAQGDWLFRTQEDLRTEFNTTPAGYKRLQQLHDAFKAKGVELVIVYQPTRGLVNRNKLNPQEKAAFDYEKALGNYKTMLGRFAQMGYVVPDLSPLTNESLPDTLPAHDFYFRGDQHWTPYGAQRTAKIVAEKVKQIPAFADIPKREFETKRSGRMGKTGTLHNMAGQLCGTSYAIQYMDQFTTEPKGEAGDGDLFGDSGNPQITLVGTSHSGKNYNFAGFLEEAIGADILNVAFPGGGLEGSMLQYLGSDEFQKTPPKILIWEFSPLYRLDQETIYRQMMALLDNGCEGKETQMSASTTLKPGGKQELLVNSKNLNLQNSGHQVDIRFADPSVKKLQATLWYMNGRHEDIKIEKPETSDTDGRFAFELRTDEDWASQNLLAVEVQGPDAGTAPQKVEAKICKRNVFPGAGQQTAQVGQ; from the coding sequence ATGCACCCACACCTGATCAAGTTACTCAGCCTGTCGGCCCTGACCGTGGGCATTCTGGCGGCCAGCAACGGCGCCCGCGCGGACGAAGTGAAAGCCCCCGAGTTCACCGCCGAACCGTGCTGCAGCCTGTGCCCCGCCGCCCACGACGCGAAGAACTACACCACCCGTTACCAGCAGAACTTCACCACCCTGGTGCAGGCCCAGGGCGACTGGTTGTTCCGGACCCAGGAAGATTTGCGCACCGAGTTCAACACCACCCCGGCCGGCTACAAGCGCCTGCAACAGCTGCACGATGCGTTCAAGGCCAAAGGTGTCGAACTGGTGATTGTCTACCAGCCCACCCGTGGTCTGGTGAACCGCAACAAGCTCAACCCGCAGGAAAAAGCCGCGTTCGATTACGAGAAAGCGCTGGGCAACTACAAGACCATGCTCGGCCGTTTCGCGCAGATGGGTTACGTGGTGCCGGACCTGTCGCCGCTGACCAACGAGTCGCTGCCCGACACTTTGCCCGCTCACGATTTCTACTTCCGTGGCGACCAGCACTGGACGCCGTACGGTGCGCAGCGCACGGCGAAAATCGTCGCCGAGAAGGTCAAGCAGATCCCGGCCTTCGCCGACATTCCCAAGCGTGAATTCGAAACCAAACGCTCCGGGCGCATGGGCAAGACCGGCACCCTGCACAACATGGCCGGGCAACTGTGCGGCACCAGTTACGCAATCCAGTACATGGATCAGTTCACCACCGAACCGAAAGGCGAAGCCGGTGACGGCGACCTGTTCGGTGATTCCGGCAACCCGCAGATCACCCTGGTCGGCACCTCCCACAGTGGCAAGAACTACAACTTCGCCGGGTTCCTCGAAGAAGCCATCGGTGCCGACATCCTCAACGTCGCCTTCCCCGGCGGCGGTCTGGAAGGCTCGATGCTGCAGTACCTGGGCAGCGACGAATTCCAGAAGACTCCACCGAAAATCCTCATCTGGGAATTCTCACCGCTGTACCGCCTCGACCAGGAAACCATCTATCGCCAGATGATGGCGCTGCTGGATAACGGTTGCGAAGGCAAGGAAACCCAAATGTCCGCCAGCACCACACTCAAGCCCGGCGGCAAACAAGAACTGCTGGTCAACAGCAAGAACCTGAACCTGCAGAACAGCGGTCATCAGGTCGACATCCGCTTCGCCGACCCTTCGGTGAAAAAACTGCAAGCCACCCTCTGGTACATGAACGGTCGCCACGAGGACATCAAGATCGAGAAACCGGAAACCTCCGACACCGACGGTCGTTTCGCCTTTGAGTTGCGTACGGACGAAGACTGGGCCTCGCAGAACCTGCTGGCGGTCGAAGTCCAGGGCCCGGATGCGGGCACCGCGCCACAGAAAGTCGAAGCGAAAATCTGCAAACGCAACGTATTCCCGGGCGCTGGGCAACAAACCGCTCAGGTCGGGCAATGA
- a CDS encoding LysR family transcriptional regulator, translating into MVSLDRFDTFKAVVEAGSLTAAADTLGQTRAVVSFNLKRLEEELGVTLLTRNTRQLALTDAGERFYRRCLRTLDEARLAIEEARSEHSQLKGTLRITTTVEFALAQVVPALEVFRQQQPQLNIHLSTSSTHADLISERFDLAIRLGRMHDSNLRAVQLSTFEVFAVAAPGLVEGFTPVNTLAVLESMPTLGHGRVPEMTVTDPAGTEHLYQPKPGTTAIVADNSATLRAFALTGQGVAILPQWLIQEDLDAGRLQRLLPDYRFAQQGVYALYPDTRHLPLKVRAFIDFMKGWG; encoded by the coding sequence ATGGTCAGCCTGGATCGATTCGATACTTTCAAAGCTGTGGTCGAGGCCGGCTCTCTGACCGCGGCCGCCGATACGCTGGGACAGACGCGGGCGGTGGTGAGCTTCAACCTCAAGCGTCTGGAAGAGGAGTTGGGCGTCACCTTGCTCACCCGCAACACCCGGCAACTGGCCCTGACCGATGCCGGCGAGCGTTTTTATCGGCGCTGCCTGCGCACGCTGGACGAAGCGCGTCTGGCCATCGAGGAAGCACGCTCGGAACACTCGCAGCTCAAGGGCACATTACGCATCACCACGACTGTGGAGTTTGCGCTGGCTCAGGTGGTGCCGGCGCTGGAGGTGTTTCGACAACAGCAGCCGCAACTGAATATTCACTTGTCCACGTCTTCGACCCATGCCGATCTGATCTCCGAACGGTTCGACCTGGCGATCCGTCTGGGGCGCATGCACGACTCCAATCTGCGCGCGGTGCAGTTGTCGACGTTCGAGGTGTTTGCCGTGGCGGCGCCGGGGCTGGTCGAGGGTTTTACTCCGGTAAACACCTTGGCGGTGCTGGAGTCGATGCCGACACTGGGACATGGGCGAGTGCCGGAAATGACGGTCACCGACCCGGCCGGCACCGAGCATCTCTACCAGCCGAAACCGGGAACCACAGCCATTGTTGCCGACAACTCGGCGACGCTGCGTGCCTTTGCGCTGACCGGGCAAGGCGTGGCGATTCTGCCGCAATGGTTGATTCAGGAAGACCTCGACGCCGGGCGATTACAGCGTCTGTTGCCGGATTACCGTTTCGCCCAACAAGGCGTGTACGCACTGTACCCGGACACCCGGCACCTGCCGCTGAAGGTGCGGGCGTTCATTGATTTCATGAAAGGGTGGGGCTGA
- a CDS encoding multidrug transporter: MFIGVLLVITWLILLLRYPAKALPVSMAAAVGLGLVAMWVVWLDNREIKQLARLELRITYAPEQCPADRPLQLKMNNGNDVPLTELRWRIAAYAPGDTVNLADNQYAAPRYRGPGELQAGGNWEDCLPMPPLRPGYRPQTLEFRAERLQGSFSD; encoded by the coding sequence ATGTTCATCGGCGTCTTGCTGGTTATCACCTGGCTGATCCTGCTGTTGCGCTACCCGGCCAAGGCCTTGCCGGTGTCCATGGCTGCCGCTGTCGGCCTCGGGCTGGTGGCGATGTGGGTGGTGTGGCTGGACAACCGCGAGATCAAGCAACTGGCGCGGCTTGAGTTGCGTATCACGTATGCACCTGAGCAATGCCCGGCGGATCGCCCGTTGCAATTGAAGATGAACAACGGCAACGACGTGCCTTTGACCGAACTGCGCTGGCGCATCGCAGCGTACGCGCCGGGCGACACTGTGAATCTGGCCGACAATCAATACGCCGCCCCACGCTATCGCGGCCCCGGTGAACTGCAGGCCGGCGGCAATTGGGAAGACTGCTTGCCGATGCCGCCGCTACGTCCCGGTTATCGCCCGCAAACCCTGGAGTTTCGCGCCGAGCGATTGCAGGGTAGTTTCTCCGACTGA
- a CDS encoding SDR family oxidoreductase — protein sequence MPVALITGCSSGIGRALADAFKSAGFEVWASARRAEDVAALGAAGFTAVQLDVNDNAALEQLAERINQQHGGLDVLINNAGYGAMGPLLDGGVPAMQRQFETNVFSIVGVTRALFPVLRRAKGLVVNIGSVSGVLVTPFAGAYCASKAAVHALSDALRMELAPFGIRVMEVQPGAIQSSFAKNAGHEAEQLINEQSPWFPLREGIRARAKASQDKPTPASEFAAELLKAVQQNKPPRLIRIGNGSRALPLLATLLPKGLLESTLMKRFGLRGQL from the coding sequence ATGCCCGTTGCGTTGATTACCGGTTGTTCCAGCGGCATCGGCCGCGCCCTCGCCGATGCATTCAAGTCGGCCGGTTTTGAAGTCTGGGCCAGTGCGCGCAGGGCTGAAGATGTCGCGGCGCTCGGCGCGGCCGGGTTCACGGCCGTGCAGCTCGACGTCAATGACAACGCAGCGCTGGAGCAACTCGCCGAGCGTATCAACCAGCAACACGGCGGCCTCGACGTGCTGATCAACAACGCCGGTTACGGCGCCATGGGCCCGCTGCTCGACGGCGGTGTTCCGGCCATGCAGCGCCAGTTCGAAACCAACGTGTTTTCGATTGTCGGCGTGACTCGTGCGCTGTTCCCGGTGCTGCGCCGGGCCAAGGGATTGGTGGTGAATATCGGCAGCGTCTCCGGGGTGCTGGTCACGCCATTCGCCGGCGCCTATTGCGCATCGAAAGCGGCGGTGCACGCGTTGAGTGATGCGTTGCGCATGGAGCTGGCGCCATTCGGCATTCGCGTGATGGAAGTGCAGCCGGGGGCGATTCAATCGAGCTTCGCCAAGAATGCCGGCCATGAGGCCGAACAACTGATCAACGAACAATCGCCGTGGTTTCCATTGCGCGAAGGCATTCGGGCGCGGGCCAAGGCGTCCCAGGACAAACCGACGCCGGCCAGCGAATTTGCCGCCGAGCTGCTCAAGGCTGTGCAGCAGAACAAACCGCCACGGCTGATCCGCATCGGCAATGGCAGCCGGGCGTTGCCGTTGCTGGCGACCTTGCTGCCGAAAGGGTTGCTGGAGTCGACGTTGATGAAGCGGTTCGGGTTGCGCGGGCAACTCTGA
- a CDS encoding MBOAT family O-acyltransferase, translated as MVFSSNVFLFLFLPIFLGLYYLSGQRYRNLLLLIASYVFYAWWRVDFLALFAGVTLWNYWIGLKVGAAGVRTQPAQRWLLLGVAVDLCILGYFKYANFGVDSINAMMTSVGLEPFILTHVLLPIGISFYIFESISYIIDVYRGDTPATRNLIDFAAFVAIFPHLIAGPVLRFRDLADQFNNRTHTLDKFSEGCTRFMQGFIKKVFIADTLAVVADHCFALQNPTTGDAWLGALAYTAQLYFDFSGYSDMAIGLGLMMGFRFMENFKQPYISQSITEFWRRWHISLSTWLRDYLYITLGGNRKGTLMTYRNLFLTMLLGGLWHGANITYIVWGAWHGMWLAIEKMLGLNTSPRSLNPIRWALTFLLVVMGWVIFRAENLHVAGRMYGAMFSFGDWSLSELNQASLTGLQVATLVVAYVTLAFFGLRDLYTHQPPAKTKPVVNVESDGPAGAQPGLIKAAPGENPASIHEPGYTVGVDAQVQPAYWTADWSRYVMRGLILLLFIASILKLSAQSFSPFLYFQF; from the coding sequence ATGGTATTTTCATCCAACGTGTTCCTGTTTCTGTTCTTGCCGATCTTTCTCGGCTTGTACTACCTGAGCGGGCAACGCTATCGCAACTTGCTGCTGCTGATCGCCAGCTACGTGTTCTACGCGTGGTGGCGGGTGGATTTCCTGGCGCTGTTCGCCGGCGTCACCCTGTGGAACTACTGGATCGGCCTGAAAGTCGGCGCCGCCGGCGTGCGCACCCAACCGGCCCAGCGCTGGCTGTTGCTCGGCGTGGCGGTGGATCTGTGCATCCTCGGCTACTTCAAGTACGCCAACTTCGGCGTCGACAGCATCAACGCGATGATGACGTCGGTCGGTCTTGAGCCGTTCATCCTGACCCACGTACTGCTGCCGATCGGTATCTCGTTCTACATCTTCGAGTCGATCAGCTACATCATCGACGTCTACCGCGGCGACACCCCGGCCACCCGCAACCTGATCGACTTCGCGGCGTTCGTAGCGATCTTCCCGCACCTGATCGCCGGTCCGGTTCTGCGCTTCCGAGACCTGGCCGACCAGTTCAACAACCGCACCCACACCCTCGACAAGTTCTCCGAGGGCTGTACGCGGTTCATGCAGGGTTTCATCAAGAAAGTCTTCATCGCCGACACCCTCGCCGTGGTGGCCGACCATTGCTTCGCCCTGCAAAACCCGACCACGGGCGATGCCTGGCTCGGCGCGCTGGCTTACACCGCGCAGCTGTATTTCGACTTCTCCGGCTACAGCGACATGGCCATCGGCCTGGGCTTGATGATGGGTTTCCGCTTCATGGAAAACTTCAAGCAGCCTTACATCAGCCAGTCGATCACCGAGTTCTGGCGCCGCTGGCACATCAGCCTGTCGACCTGGTTGCGTGACTACCTCTACATCACCCTCGGCGGCAACCGCAAAGGCACGCTGATGACCTATCGCAACCTGTTCCTGACCATGCTGCTCGGTGGTCTGTGGCACGGCGCGAACATCACCTACATCGTCTGGGGTGCGTGGCACGGGATGTGGCTGGCGATCGAGAAAATGCTCGGCCTCAACACCTCGCCGCGCAGCCTCAATCCGATCCGCTGGGCGCTGACCTTCCTGCTGGTGGTCATGGGCTGGGTGATCTTCCGCGCCGAGAACCTGCACGTTGCCGGTCGCATGTACGGTGCGATGTTCAGCTTCGGCGACTGGTCGCTGTCGGAACTCAACCAGGCCAGCCTCACCGGTCTGCAAGTGGCGACTCTGGTGGTGGCTTACGTGACCCTGGCGTTCTTCGGCCTGCGTGATCTGTACACCCATCAGCCTCCGGCCAAGACCAAACCTGTAGTGAACGTCGAAAGCGACGGCCCTGCCGGCGCACAACCGGGTCTGATCAAGGCTGCTCCTGGCGAAAACCCGGCCAGCATCCACGAACCTGGCTACACCGTCGGCGTCGACGCCCAGGTGCAACCGGCGTACTGGACGGCGGACTGGTCGCGCTACGTGATGCGCGGGCTGATCCTGCTGCTGTTCATCGCCTCGATTCTCAAACTCTCGGCGCAAAGCTTCTCGCCGTTCCTTTACTTCCAGTTCTGA